Proteins encoded by one window of Candidatus Poribacteria bacterium:
- the recQ gene encoding DNA helicase RecQ has product MRVLIVAKTRMGSGACIGAITEKGESVRLIPFNADPHDGANGEYEVGEIWEISAEPETSLIPPHNENIVVHKKSRLHLAKDTKDLVSAIELLMPPKTGDPRELYEGLLKMTSSGSLYIAVDGDIPPYSTTFWRPDQPLTRDTEEKRIRYRYPTENGSCTLTFVGFQEPIETIPAGMLLRVSLAHRWRPKDQPDAEERHYAQLSGWFFEEVEQGQSERPREREQPSPAISTQTPLDILTEVFGHEEFRPFQETIINHILKRQDALIVLPTGGGKSLCYQLPALMFDGVTVVVSPLISLMQDQVMQLQNRGIRAAFLNHTVGNTEYVATMQQVRQGEIKLLYLAPETLVRPEILVMLEDSDVACLAIDEAHCISEWGHDFRQEYRQLVSIRERFQNAVCVALTATATPRVQNDIKKLLKFDDGNEFIGSFDRENLFMAVEPKVELLEQTLAFLNRHRGESGIIYCQTKKQVESLCRNLTARRISVRPYHADLDNATRKQNQEAFIKGEIQVIIATIAFGMGIDKADVRFVLHAGLPKEPESYYQEIGRSGRDGLPAECLLLFSYGDVDTINHFIEQGAQSEKQGRLERSQTLISWATSIACRRKVLLTYFGEQYDQENCGMCDNCRKSETERVDLTIPAQKFLSCVLRTEELFGEAYIIDVLRGSKQKKILDNRHDRLSTYSIGMEYSRTQWRYLSHQFLQHKLLERDARHGSLRVTQKGWGVLNSKDKFWGFSVESVDILTSEASSEYASELFELLRAERDKIAEVEGVHPNAVFHDKALQAMATYFPTSEESFRVMPGVGPAKTEKYSDVFLPIIRAYCKEYGTNPVARPTEALNTDPPTSAEPNAQALELFELLRDKRKTVADKEEVRAFRIFSDKILKEIVIHLPRTRETFRQIQGIGPAKTEKYADDFLPIIRAYCEEHGID; this is encoded by the coding sequence GTGAGAGTATTAATTGTTGCGAAAACCCGAATGGGCAGCGGCGCGTGCATTGGTGCGATTACAGAGAAAGGAGAAAGCGTCCGCCTTATTCCGTTTAATGCTGATCCCCATGATGGCGCGAACGGAGAATATGAGGTTGGTGAGATTTGGGAGATTTCCGCCGAGCCCGAGACTTCACTGATTCCACCGCATAACGAAAATATTGTTGTTCATAAAAAATCGCGCCTTCACCTCGCAAAAGATACGAAAGATTTAGTCAGTGCTATTGAACTTTTGATGCCGCCGAAAACTGGGGATCCACGAGAGCTTTATGAAGGCTTATTGAAAATGACAAGTAGCGGTTCGCTCTACATCGCTGTGGACGGTGATATTCCACCTTACAGTACTACGTTTTGGAGGCCGGATCAACCGCTTACCCGCGATACAGAAGAGAAACGAATACGATATCGCTACCCTACCGAAAACGGGAGCTGTACGCTCACCTTCGTCGGTTTCCAAGAACCGATTGAGACAATTCCTGCAGGTATGCTCCTGCGTGTATCGCTGGCACATCGGTGGAGACCGAAAGATCAGCCTGATGCTGAAGAACGGCACTACGCGCAGCTCTCTGGCTGGTTTTTTGAAGAAGTAGAACAAGGGCAATCGGAACGTCCCAGAGAACGGGAACAGCCTTCACCCGCAATTTCAACGCAAACTCCTTTAGATATCCTCACAGAGGTTTTCGGACATGAAGAGTTTCGTCCATTTCAGGAGACTATCATCAATCACATCCTAAAACGACAGGATGCGCTAATTGTTTTACCGACAGGTGGCGGAAAATCGCTCTGTTATCAATTGCCTGCACTCATGTTTGATGGTGTAACCGTTGTTGTTTCGCCACTAATTTCACTCATGCAGGATCAGGTGATGCAACTCCAAAATCGTGGTATTCGTGCTGCGTTTCTCAACCATACTGTTGGGAATACAGAATACGTCGCCACGATGCAACAGGTCAGACAGGGTGAAATCAAGCTGCTTTACCTTGCCCCTGAAACGCTCGTTCGCCCCGAAATACTTGTTATGCTTGAGGATTCAGATGTTGCCTGCCTTGCGATTGATGAAGCACATTGCATTTCGGAATGGGGACACGACTTTCGGCAGGAATATCGACAGTTGGTTTCTATTCGCGAACGCTTCCAAAACGCCGTTTGCGTTGCCCTAACAGCTACTGCGACCCCACGGGTTCAAAATGACATCAAAAAATTACTCAAGTTTGACGACGGAAATGAGTTCATAGGCAGTTTCGACCGAGAAAATCTATTCATGGCTGTTGAACCGAAAGTTGAGTTGCTGGAACAGACGCTCGCGTTTCTTAATAGGCATCGCGGTGAATCTGGTATTATATATTGTCAAACCAAGAAGCAGGTTGAATCGCTCTGTCGTAATTTAACCGCCAGGCGCATCTCAGTACGTCCTTACCATGCAGACCTTGATAACGCAACGCGGAAACAAAATCAAGAAGCATTTATTAAAGGCGAGATCCAAGTGATCATCGCTACCATTGCGTTCGGTATGGGAATAGATAAGGCGGACGTACGTTTTGTTCTACACGCTGGTTTGCCCAAGGAACCCGAATCTTACTACCAAGAAATCGGTCGCAGTGGTCGCGACGGACTTCCAGCCGAATGTCTCTTGCTATTTAGTTACGGCGATGTTGACACCATCAATCATTTCATCGAGCAAGGCGCGCAATCCGAAAAACAGGGACGACTGGAAAGATCACAAACACTAATTTCGTGGGCAACGTCAATAGCGTGTCGTCGAAAAGTGTTATTAACTTATTTTGGCGAACAATACGACCAGGAAAATTGTGGGATGTGTGACAACTGCCGTAAATCGGAAACAGAGCGAGTTGACTTAACAATACCGGCGCAAAAATTTCTTTCCTGTGTCCTTCGGACAGAAGAACTATTTGGGGAAGCATATATTATTGATGTCTTACGGGGGTCAAAGCAGAAAAAAATTCTTGATAACAGACACGACAGACTCTCCACATACAGCATTGGTATGGAATACAGCAGAACGCAGTGGAGATATTTGTCTCATCAATTCCTCCAACACAAATTACTTGAACGAGATGCGCGGCACGGCAGCCTCCGCGTAACTCAGAAAGGTTGGGGAGTACTCAATAGCAAAGATAAATTTTGGGGATTTTCGGTGGAATCGGTAGATATTCTCACATCCGAAGCGTCCTCTGAATATGCTTCGGAACTCTTTGAATTACTTCGGGCTGAACGAGACAAAATCGCTGAGGTGGAGGGTGTACACCCTAATGCGGTTTTTCACGATAAAGCATTGCAAGCGATGGCGACCTATTTTCCGACATCTGAAGAATCGTTCAGAGTGATGCCAGGTGTGGGACCCGCAAAAACCGAAAAATACAGTGATGTCTTTTTGCCTATCATTCGTGCCTATTGTAAAGAATATGGAACGAATCCGGTAGCGCGCCCGACTGAGGCATTGAATACCGATCCACCAACCTCCGCAGAACCGAACGCACAAGCTCTGGAACTTTTCGAGCTACTTCGCGATAAACGCAAAACTGTGGCAGATAAAGAAGAGGTAAGGGCATTCCGTATTTTTTCTGACAAGATCTTAAAAGAAATAGTCATCCATTTGCCACGAACACGAGAAACGTTCAGACAGATTCAGGGTATTGGGCCCGCGAAAACGGAAAAATACGCCGATGATTTTTTGCCAATCATCCGTGCGTACTGCGAAGAACACGGTATTGATTGA
- a CDS encoding DUF488 domain-containing protein: MKKIKIITIGVYGFDETGFFDALCQAGVDTFCDIRNRRGVRGATYAFANSKRLQARLAELGIRYIYRKDLGPTKTVREKQAAADKATKTAKRKRTTLGEAFIEAYHTECLAEFEPQSLLDELESDAKVVALFCVETAPEACHRSLVADKLAQAFNLEVENVLP; this comes from the coding sequence ATGAAGAAAATCAAAATTATTACGATCGGTGTATACGGATTTGATGAAACCGGCTTTTTCGATGCTTTATGCCAAGCAGGGGTTGATACGTTCTGTGATATTCGTAACCGACGCGGTGTACGCGGTGCGACCTATGCATTCGCTAATAGTAAACGGTTACAGGCACGACTCGCGGAGCTCGGCATCCGATACATCTATAGAAAAGATTTGGGACCGACGAAAACCGTTCGAGAAAAACAGGCAGCAGCAGATAAAGCAACCAAAACGGCTAAACGCAAACGCACCACATTGGGAGAAGCGTTTATCGAAGCCTATCATACTGAATGCCTCGCCGAGTTTGAACCCCAAAGCCTATTGGATGAACTGGAATCGGATGCCAAAGTTGTTGCCCTCTTTTGTGTGGAAACAGCACCGGAGGCATGCCACCGCTCCTTAGTAGCCGATAAACTGGCACAAGCATTTAATCTGGAGGTTGAAAACGTTTTACCGTGA
- a CDS encoding DUF488 domain-containing protein — protein MILCIIMEKSSDSIPIYTIGYGNRSIEELIEVLHQHEIAYLIDVRSAPYSRYKPEFSKAPLANQLEQHGIRYVFMGDTLGGRPDDETCYVNGKVDYEKVKATVFYQHGIERLHTAFLQQQSVVLMCSEGKPEECHRCKLIGTTLTTQNIPVIHIDENNEQVTQEKVIERLTGGQLPLFGEDTFHSRKKYS, from the coding sequence ATGATACTATGTATTATCATGGAAAAATCGTCTGACTCTATTCCAATTTACACGATAGGCTACGGAAACCGATCAATAGAGGAGCTCATTGAAGTGCTACACCAGCACGAAATTGCCTACCTCATTGATGTCCGTTCCGCGCCCTACTCGCGCTACAAACCGGAATTCTCCAAAGCACCGTTAGCGAATCAACTGGAACAGCACGGCATCCGCTACGTGTTCATGGGAGACACACTCGGTGGCAGACCCGACGACGAAACGTGTTACGTCAACGGAAAGGTCGATTACGAAAAGGTCAAAGCCACAGTATTCTATCAGCACGGGATTGAACGCCTCCATACTGCCTTCCTGCAACAACAATCCGTTGTTCTGATGTGTAGTGAGGGAAAGCCGGAAGAATGTCACCGATGCAAACTCATCGGTACGACCCTTACAACACAAAATATCCCCGTTATTCATATCGACGAAAACAACGAGCAAGTAACACAGGAAAAAGTCATCGAACGTCTGACGGGCGGGCAATTGCCGTTGTTTGGTGAGGATACGTTCCACTCTCGGAAAAAATACTCCTAA
- a CDS encoding GNAT family N-acetyltransferase: MKNYSVRMLRENMENIPQFPIPEGYAIRNYRRNEGHIWTRILKAGEPYMEIDDGLFDREFGHHLSVMGDRSFYLTTDTGEEIGTITAWWQNIDGEVWGQIHWVVIHPDYQGRGLSKPMMSVAMARLKQSHERCFLGTSTGRMAAIKVYLDFGFIPDLSVENSRAAWTEVASVLEHPILKELNF; this comes from the coding sequence ATGAAAAACTACAGCGTTAGAATGCTTCGTGAGAACATGGAAAATATCCCACAATTCCCGATTCCAGAAGGGTATGCCATCCGGAATTATCGCCGGAATGAGGGACATATCTGGACACGTATTCTAAAAGCAGGCGAACCTTATATGGAAATTGACGACGGGCTTTTTGATCGCGAGTTTGGACACCATCTTTCAGTAATGGGGGATAGAAGTTTTTACCTGACGACGGACACAGGCGAGGAAATCGGCACAATCACGGCGTGGTGGCAAAATATAGATGGAGAAGTGTGGGGACAGATCCACTGGGTCGTGATTCATCCCGACTATCAAGGACGTGGACTTTCCAAACCGATGATGTCTGTAGCGATGGCGCGCCTGAAACAGTCCCACGAACGTTGTTTCCTTGGTACGTCAACCGGGCGTATGGCAGCAATCAAAGTCTATCTCGATTTCGGATTCATTCCAGACCTTTCAGTTGAGAATAGTAGAGCAGCTTGGACAGAAGTCGCGTCCGTTTTGGAACACCCAATTTTGAAGGAATTGAATTTTTAG
- a CDS encoding SpoIIE family protein phosphatase has translation MRQGLILTSYLILAAFGFVSQGAAQESNFVPVTGIRVLTLEAVHSGADLFSAPWKYHPGDNREWASPTFDDTAWESRSTLLSRKELSENRWEGIAWFRLHLSVPNEHLWNLPLALYVTYQAGASEIYLDGELIYKFGTVGTRKEEEKPYWERNPQVISFSGKTDHVIAVRYSNFSSPESIPIRGFGLRLTELNPNIKRHVTIVREVTTFQMVWTAISIFMMLQHLLLFVFYPRARENFYFAISIGSIGAFVFLGFQIAFLATSVTQMLFLLQVLACVYVLMFLAGVLFLYTLFYPKLPKLSWFFLMGWVISICLIFLGVDTVPILVLGATTGEIFEISLTGSLLLSLLTALTFLEMARVIIVAIFKKKDGAWIFGLGSLMPIILPFMFAFFVSYTRYDGNINWQFSALAITLAPLFSMSVYLARNFSRTHRKLETEALERQLLEVENTRKTEELEEARKLQMSMLPQDVPQLPNLEVAFKMQPATEVGGDYYDYNLTEDNRLTLAIGDATGHGMNAGLVVSAVKSLFKTSAPDADNLETLDRISQGIKSMNLKRLYMVMTLITFNHNKLELAGAGMPPTLIYRANEDLVEEILLEGMPLGGFIGAEREEASFELQPGDTLLFMSDGLPEMLNPENEMLDYPKTKELFAEVASQSPQMIIDHLFNAGMSWAQGRPPEDDVTLVVMKMK, from the coding sequence ATGAGGCAAGGATTGATTCTAACTTCCTATCTCATTTTAGCGGCGTTCGGATTCGTATCGCAAGGAGCTGCGCAAGAGAGCAACTTTGTGCCGGTCACCGGTATACGTGTCCTGACATTAGAGGCTGTCCATTCGGGAGCAGATTTGTTCTCTGCCCCTTGGAAGTATCATCCAGGCGATAATCGGGAATGGGCAAGTCCAACCTTTGATGATACCGCGTGGGAATCCAGGAGTACACTACTGTCCCGAAAGGAACTCTCCGAAAATAGATGGGAAGGCATCGCTTGGTTCAGACTTCATCTGTCTGTTCCTAATGAGCATCTCTGGAATCTGCCCTTGGCACTCTATGTAACGTATCAAGCGGGTGCGTCTGAAATCTATCTTGATGGGGAGCTGATCTATAAATTCGGTACAGTCGGAACCCGGAAAGAAGAAGAAAAACCGTATTGGGAGCGCAACCCGCAAGTGATTTCGTTCTCCGGCAAAACCGATCATGTCATCGCAGTCCGGTATTCCAATTTCTCTTCTCCCGAGTCGATACCGATACGTGGCTTTGGACTCAGATTGACAGAACTGAACCCGAACATTAAAAGACATGTCACCATTGTTCGAGAAGTCACCACTTTTCAGATGGTGTGGACAGCAATTTCGATTTTCATGATGCTGCAGCACCTGTTGTTATTTGTCTTTTATCCGCGGGCACGCGAAAACTTTTATTTTGCAATCTCGATAGGGAGCATCGGTGCTTTTGTTTTCCTTGGCTTCCAAATTGCCTTTTTAGCAACAAGTGTAACACAAATGCTGTTTCTACTTCAGGTACTTGCGTGTGTTTATGTACTGATGTTTTTGGCAGGAGTGCTATTTCTCTACACACTCTTTTATCCGAAGTTGCCCAAACTGTCTTGGTTCTTTCTTATGGGTTGGGTTATATCTATCTGCTTGATTTTCCTTGGTGTTGATACTGTCCCAATTCTCGTACTCGGAGCGACTACGGGGGAAATTTTCGAGATATCCCTTACTGGGTCTCTACTCTTATCTCTATTAACCGCTCTCACATTTTTAGAGATGGCGCGTGTGATTATCGTCGCCATCTTCAAGAAAAAAGATGGCGCGTGGATTTTTGGGCTTGGCTCGCTCATGCCTATTATCCTTCCGTTCATGTTCGCTTTTTTCGTCTCATATACAAGATATGATGGAAACATAAACTGGCAATTTAGTGCACTCGCTATAACGCTCGCCCCGCTTTTTTCTATGTCGGTTTACCTTGCTCGCAATTTCTCCCGAACGCACCGAAAACTTGAGACGGAGGCACTTGAGCGGCAACTCTTAGAGGTTGAGAACACCCGCAAAACGGAGGAGTTGGAAGAGGCACGTAAACTCCAGATGTCGATGCTACCGCAAGACGTACCCCAACTTCCTAATCTTGAGGTCGCGTTCAAAATGCAACCCGCAACAGAGGTCGGTGGTGATTATTATGACTACAATCTTACGGAGGACAACCGACTTACACTTGCAATCGGAGATGCCACTGGACACGGCATGAATGCTGGACTCGTCGTTTCCGCCGTCAAGAGCCTCTTCAAGACATCGGCACCGGATGCTGACAACTTAGAAACGCTTGACCGTATCTCACAAGGCATTAAGAGCATGAATCTAAAGAGGTTGTACATGGTGATGACGCTCATCACGTTCAACCACAATAAATTGGAGCTGGCAGGGGCAGGGATGCCACCTACACTCATCTATCGAGCGAACGAAGACCTCGTTGAGGAAATATTGCTTGAAGGCATGCCGTTGGGCGGGTTTATCGGAGCGGAACGAGAAGAAGCGTCGTTTGAGCTCCAGCCGGGTGATACGCTCCTGTTCATGAGTGACGGTCTGCCGGAAATGTTGAACCCTGAAAACGAAATGTTGGACTATCCAAAAACGAAGGAACTCTTTGCGGAGGTAGCGAGTCAATCACCCCAAATGATTATCGACCATCTCTTCAATGCGGGCATGTCATGGGCACAGGGAAGACCACCAGAAGATGATGTGACACTTGTTGTGATGAAGATGAAGTGA
- a CDS encoding phytanoyl-CoA dioxygenase family protein translates to MTTITPTLSAQQIADYNEEGYLIVRNVLSPKEADELRRVVQKEVQRDAYPSSLTYPQPAKYTVSGNRLAAPGLTAIAEHPTVVSAVESALGQPAHLTAYVAYLRTPGDKGAGAHCDYKRWRPVGSSMNWVFAIIPLTDFDEAYGPFLVSPKSHKLTQVIDPDAHILDLTRPDAEQLPPFIDPELKAGDLLVVNEHVWHKAPAGTTTEDRCGIFNKYCAIDAPPAAGYYPYNPAAFNALSDDGKRLIPACFDKPITTTRLLIEHPSGQESKFLVHRDAEKASWELPGGKGWEEEKLVGWDVGARIGSLQVLTETQLGLEVPWMSYIEDVEEEDDICRIYGFSDDNLNLDALADKGCDWFTKSELQKRLGESDTVCHAIDTWQQTDVIRGKGKACYQSRTQFE, encoded by the coding sequence ATGACAACGATAACCCCAACGCTCAGTGCACAACAGATTGCCGACTACAATGAGGAAGGTTATCTCATTGTGCGCAATGTTTTGTCTCCTAAGGAAGCGGATGAACTTCGGCGTGTCGTTCAAAAAGAGGTCCAACGCGATGCCTATCCATCATCGTTGACGTATCCTCAGCCAGCGAAATACACAGTGAGTGGTAACCGCCTCGCTGCACCCGGACTCACCGCTATTGCCGAGCATCCAACGGTTGTTAGTGCTGTGGAGTCTGCCCTCGGTCAACCCGCGCACCTGACGGCTTACGTCGCCTATCTACGCACGCCGGGTGATAAGGGTGCCGGTGCTCATTGCGACTACAAACGGTGGCGACCTGTCGGTTCGTCGATGAACTGGGTGTTCGCCATTATTCCACTAACCGATTTTGATGAGGCATACGGTCCTTTTCTCGTGTCGCCCAAATCGCATAAGCTGACGCAGGTGATCGATCCAGACGCACATATCTTGGATCTCACCCGTCCAGATGCTGAGCAGCTGCCGCCCTTCATCGACCCAGAACTCAAGGCTGGGGACTTACTCGTTGTCAACGAGCATGTCTGGCACAAGGCACCCGCGGGAACAACAACTGAAGATCGATGCGGTATTTTCAATAAATATTGTGCGATAGACGCGCCACCCGCAGCCGGATATTATCCTTACAATCCCGCCGCGTTCAATGCTTTAAGCGACGACGGGAAACGTCTCATACCAGCCTGTTTCGACAAGCCGATTACGACGACGCGCCTACTCATTGAGCATCCATCTGGGCAGGAATCGAAATTCTTGGTGCACCGCGATGCCGAAAAAGCGTCCTGGGAGTTGCCGGGAGGCAAAGGCTGGGAAGAGGAGAAACTCGTCGGTTGGGATGTCGGCGCACGGATCGGTTCACTGCAAGTGCTCACCGAAACCCAACTCGGTTTAGAGGTTCCTTGGATGTCCTATATCGAGGATGTTGAAGAGGAAGATGATATCTGTCGCATCTACGGCTTTTCGGACGACAACCTTAATCTTGATGCGCTCGCGGACAAAGGATGCGACTGGTTTACGAAATCCGAACTGCAAAAACGTCTCGGTGAGAGTGACACTGTCTGTCACGCGATTGATACATGGCAACAGACCGATGTAATTCGAGGCAAAGGGAAGGCGTGCTATCAAAGCCGAACCCAATTTGAATAA
- a CDS encoding phytanoyl-CoA dioxygenase family protein, protein MAKIYKTLTESDVNHFVEKGHIILKDCFPGELAEEWRSFAFKRLGYAPDDPSTWEEPRIHLPSMNRVPIQEIAPRAWNAICDLLGGEDRVINLRDNTKPSWGDGFIINFALGADTPWQPPSPEVSGWHKDGDFFRHFLDSPEQGLLTIVVWSDIYPQSGGTFVACDSVQHVAQRLYEHPEGLPPGGFGQLIGKCKDFVEITGNAGDVVLLHPFILHAASQNPSGRARFITNPPVGLAEPMNFNRENPDDFSPVELGVLHGLGKDRLDFKPTAPRERLVPERVKRQKKMMEEQKKRLEIGE, encoded by the coding sequence ATGGCGAAAATCTACAAAACATTGACTGAATCAGATGTTAACCATTTTGTTGAAAAAGGGCACATTATCCTGAAAGACTGCTTTCCAGGAGAATTGGCAGAAGAGTGGCGATCATTCGCCTTTAAACGACTCGGTTATGCTCCAGATGATCCGAGCACTTGGGAAGAGCCACGTATCCACCTACCTTCAATGAATCGCGTGCCAATTCAGGAAATCGCGCCGAGGGCATGGAATGCCATCTGCGACCTTCTCGGTGGTGAAGACAGAGTTATCAATCTGCGGGATAACACAAAACCTTCATGGGGTGACGGATTCATTATCAACTTTGCGTTAGGCGCGGACACCCCTTGGCAACCTCCTTCTCCAGAAGTCAGTGGTTGGCATAAAGATGGCGACTTCTTCCGTCATTTCCTTGACAGCCCGGAGCAAGGATTGCTCACTATCGTTGTCTGGTCAGATATCTATCCGCAGAGCGGTGGCACGTTTGTGGCGTGCGATTCGGTGCAGCATGTTGCACAACGGTTGTATGAACACCCGGAGGGATTGCCACCCGGAGGATTTGGACAACTCATTGGGAAATGCAAGGACTTTGTCGAAATCACAGGGAACGCAGGCGATGTTGTGCTGCTGCATCCGTTCATTTTGCATGCTGCATCACAGAATCCTTCCGGTCGGGCCCGCTTTATCACAAATCCACCTGTCGGTCTCGCGGAACCGATGAATTTTAATCGTGAGAATCCTGACGATTTCTCACCGGTGGAGTTAGGGGTCCTGCACGGATTGGGGAAAGACCGACTGGATTTCAAGCCGACAGCACCGAGAGAACGCTTAGTCCCAGAGCGCGTCAAGCGTCAGAAGAAGATGATGGAGGAACAGAAAAAACGACTTGAAATAGGGGAGTAG
- a CDS encoding Tm-1-like ATP-binding domain-containing protein, with amino-acid sequence MAKTVCIVGTMDTKGVEFEFIKAQIESAGVSTCVINTGILGEPQLTPDVSADEVAQAGGSSLQALRDEGDRGNSVAVMAEGAATLIAEKHAAGEIDGIISLGGSAGTTIGTTTMQAVPVGVPKIMVSTLASGDTSPYVQSKDISMMYSVVDIAGINRLSRQILANAAGAIVGMVNAEVPAATDDKPLIAATMFGVTTPCVTKAREILEAAGYEVLVFHATGTGGQAMEDLVKGGFLAGVLDVTTTELADELVGGILSAGPDRLEAAGESGLPQVVSPGALDMVNFGPPDTVPEQFSDRLFYQHNPTVTLMRTTAEETAELGRIMARKLSEAQGPTTVIIPTQGVSAIDKTGQPFDSPEARTAWIENLKAHIGDNVTVIEMDAHINDDEFATKLAETLLDSVQ; translated from the coding sequence ATGGCAAAAACAGTTTGTATTGTTGGAACAATGGATACGAAAGGCGTGGAATTCGAGTTCATTAAAGCGCAGATAGAATCAGCAGGAGTCTCAACGTGTGTTATCAATACAGGTATATTAGGCGAACCACAATTAACGCCGGATGTCTCTGCAGATGAAGTCGCACAGGCAGGAGGTTCATCTCTACAGGCTTTGAGAGATGAAGGTGACCGGGGCAACAGTGTCGCTGTGATGGCAGAGGGTGCGGCAACGCTCATTGCTGAGAAACACGCCGCGGGCGAAATTGACGGAATAATTTCGCTGGGTGGTTCCGCAGGCACTACCATCGGAACAACAACAATGCAGGCAGTACCAGTGGGCGTTCCGAAGATTATGGTGTCAACCTTGGCATCCGGTGATACAAGCCCTTATGTGCAGTCGAAAGACATAAGTATGATGTACTCTGTCGTGGACATCGCCGGCATTAACCGTTTGTCACGACAGATTCTCGCTAATGCCGCGGGGGCAATCGTTGGGATGGTGAACGCGGAAGTACCAGCAGCGACAGACGATAAACCCTTAATCGCGGCGACGATGTTCGGCGTGACAACTCCGTGCGTCACAAAGGCGCGGGAAATCCTTGAAGCAGCTGGCTATGAAGTCCTCGTGTTTCACGCAACCGGCACCGGTGGGCAAGCGATGGAGGATCTGGTTAAAGGTGGATTCCTCGCTGGGGTGTTAGACGTAACGACGACGGAACTTGCTGACGAATTGGTTGGCGGAATTCTGAGTGCTGGTCCTGACCGATTGGAAGCCGCTGGAGAATCTGGATTGCCGCAAGTTGTCTCGCCCGGCGCACTGGATATGGTGAACTTCGGTCCCCCGGACACAGTGCCAGAACAGTTCAGCGATAGGTTGTTTTATCAGCACAATCCGACAGTGACACTAATGCGGACAACGGCTGAAGAAACCGCTGAACTCGGACGCATCATGGCGCGCAAACTCAGTGAAGCACAGGGACCTACCACTGTTATCATTCCGACACAAGGCGTATCAGCAATTGACAAAACCGGACAGCCCTTTGATTCACCCGAAGCCAGAACCGCATGGATAGAGAATTTGAAGGCACATATTGGGGATAATGTCACAGTTATTGAGATGGACGCTCACATTAACGACGACGAGTTCGCAACAAAACTTGCAGAAACATTATTGGACAGTGTACAGTAA
- the gspG gene encoding type II secretion system major pseudopilin GspG, with amino-acid sequence MKSIHSKQAGLTSIQVLVVVIVLGIIAAVLLAPRLLGQAGRALQAQAAEDIETLGIALDRYAKDNGDYPSTEQGLKALWEKPEAPPSPIYWLGPYIQIPVTEDPWGNPYVYVRPGTHDRYGYDLISFGSDGVEGGTGEAEDVVSWIRRDE; translated from the coding sequence GTGAAATCAATTCATTCTAAACAGGCAGGATTAACATCAATACAGGTCTTAGTTGTCGTTATTGTCCTCGGAATTATTGCGGCAGTACTTTTGGCACCTCGATTGCTTGGGCAAGCTGGTCGCGCTTTACAGGCGCAAGCCGCTGAAGATATTGAAACGCTTGGTATTGCTCTCGATAGATACGCCAAGGATAATGGCGATTATCCATCGACTGAACAAGGCTTGAAAGCACTCTGGGAGAAACCTGAAGCACCGCCAAGTCCTATATACTGGCTTGGACCCTACATTCAAATCCCGGTTACGGAGGACCCATGGGGGAATCCTTACGTCTATGTCCGCCCCGGTACGCACGACCGATACGGGTACGATCTTATCTCTTTCGGTAGTGATGGCGTTGAAGGCGGAACGGGTGAAGCAGAAGATGTCGTCAGTTGGATTCGGCGTGATGAATAA